The sequence below is a genomic window from Pseudoalteromonas tetraodonis.
CTTCGATCGCAGAGGTAAGAGTGACGGTCGACTCAATAATTTAAGCAAACAGAAACTAAGGTTCTAAATTTGTAGCCTATCTTATTAAATTAACAATGGTATTTCTATATTTAAGCGCCTGAATAAAATATGCACTTCGCCCATTCCCTTGTTTGCCTGCTAATCTTTTTGAACACTTTATTGTGATATCGTACAAAGCCCACCTTGTCGTATTTTCGACAACTTTTTAAGCATAAACGAGAGAGTCCTTAATGACTAAAGTTGACACTTATGCGAAGTTAGACAAAGAGCGAGAAGCTGTTAGTCAGAGCTTTTCTGTATGACGTGAAGTTTTATCCGCTTGTTGGCAGTTTTTTCAATCCATTCTTAAAATTTATTTTGTTGTTATTTTCGAGTAGTTATCGTTTAATAACATGATGTTTTTTAAAGATAACTACTAGCGAATCTTCATCTCTTTAGTGAAAGCTAATGTCGGACCACACATAAGGAAATAGGTATAAAATGGACACTACAATACGAAAAGCTGAATCAACCGATATCGCTGCAATAAAAATGCTGTGGCAGTTTTACCAATATCATCAGAGTATATTTGATTTAGAAGATGTTGGTTTAGATGGTTGCTATGATATTGATGAAGAATATTTAGAATGTGTAGTGCGTGGTGAGGAAGACTGCATTATTTATCTTGTACTCGTTTCTAACCAAATTGCTGGTTTTGCTACCGTAGAACCAACTGAGATCGTTGGCAAAGAAATACCTGAGTTGGCTGATATTTTTATTCTACCCAAATATCGAAAACAGGGCATTGCCAAATTTGTTATTCAAAACTTGATGCCTGTTGAAACAAATCAGTGGCATGTAGCAGTTCATTTAAACGATAGTTCAGCGTTGAAATTTTGGAATAGTTTGTTTGCTAAATTAAACGTTGTGCGTGTTGATAAAGTTGATCCCCCTGAAACAGAAGGCTACCACGAGTTTGTTATCACAAATAACTAGCAAGATTAACGTCTTCTGCGCTTAAGTAAAATTTGGTAAAGAGCGATAATAGGATATTCAGGTGAGTCGTCATTAAAATAGTGAGAATAAGAGGGAAACCTTCCTCTTTTTTGCATGTTTAAATAAGCTACAGTAAGCATAATATTTATAGCTGGTAATAACTTACACTATTTGTTATTAATATACGTTCACAAAATAAGGACGTTTTCGCGCTAAAATAGTGAAAGTGTCGTCTGATAAAGTTGTTATAAGCCGTAAATTGGCATGGAGTATACCTGTGATTCTTGTAAAGGATTATGATGGAATTAGCTAAAAGCCTTATTGATGTGCCTCAAACAGAACGAGGTGGTGAAATAGCTCAAAGAGGGTTTGACTTTCAAGCCTGTTGGGCTCTTTCTCATATGTTTGAATATGAATTACAAGATAAAGAATACGTTTTTGTTTTTGAATATCACGATGACGTACTTATTCTTGATTCAGAGAACCTTCCAAAAAAAGCTACGTTTGCCCAAGTTAAAACTAATGAGAAACCGTGGACATTAAGTAAATTAATTACGGCTACAAAGAAAAAGCCTATTTCATTTATTGGTAAGTTATTTGAGCAGAAAAGCAAATTTGACAATTCAGATATTGAATTATTGTTTGTTTCTAATGCTTACTTTAGTTTTGATAAAAGAAACAAGTTTAAGGCAGATGAAATTAAGGAAGAAGATCAAAAAATTGTACTAGATAAAGTATCTAAGCAATTATCTAGTGAGGATGCCTTGGAACTCTCAAAGTTAACATTCTTAACATCTGATTTGAGTTTAGAAGATCACTCTGCACACTTAAAAGGTAAAATTTGTGACTTCTTTGAAAGCTATTTCGACGATAGTATTGAAATTAATCCTACATCATTTGCTAGAACTCTAGAAAGTGCATGTAGAGACAGAGCGAAAGTAAGATCATCAGATATTCGAAGCTTCGATGAGCTCATCAGAAGGAAAGGTTTTACTTCTTCATTTGTAAAAGACACGCTTAATAATATTTGCGCAACAAAGAGCTTACAACCTGATTGGGAAAATGCTCGCTCGATATTCGCTGATATGGGTAAAAGCCCTATTCAATTACTGTCATTGCAATCGACTTTTACGCGTATAAGTATCTCAGTAAAGTCATCTACAAGTGTCGAGAAATTGTACTTGGAAAAAGCTGACTTGTTATTCGATAAGCAAGCAGTAGAAAAATCTATGACTATGTATATCTTTGAATCAATTAAATTATTAGAAGTATCTCTTCCTGATTATTCTTTAGCCCTAACTGACCCTAAAAAAGAGTGCATCATTGTTTATTCAGTAATAAAAAATATTATAGGAGGCGAGGAATAATGAGTCTCATACATTTTAAAGATATATCTATCCTTTCTCGTAGAGATAAAAAAGGTTTTAGCTTTGATTTTTCACCTACTGTTAATATGATTTTTGGTGAAAATGATACAGGTAAATCTAGTTTAATAAAGGCGTTATACTTCACGCTTGGAGGCGATTGTCGGATTGATAAAGATTGGAAAGATGATGATATTATTACCAAGGTTGGCATAAGCGTTAAAGGAAAAAGTTATTCATTTATTAGGCATAATAAAAGGATTTCAATATTCCTAAACTCTGACGATGCAAAACCAATAGTAGCGTCTAGCCACATGAGTGCTATTGCAGATAAAGTTCGGGAAATTTTCGATTTTAATTTACAGCTATCTTTCAAGAAAACAGGCAAACAAAGCCAAGCTAATCCTGCATGTTTATATCTACCGTTTTATATTGACCAAGATAATGGTTGGCATACTGTTTTATCATCATTTCTAGGTTTAGCGATGTATGATGATTGGCAAAAAAACTCTTTACAGTTTCACTCAGGGATGAAACCAAAAGAATATTATGAACTGGTTGGTGAAATAAAAACAATACAGCTTGAGTTAGAAGAACTTAGCGCAACACTCACCGTAGTTCTTGCAGCTAAGAAAAGATTTGAAGAGTCATTCGGCAGAGTCTTATTTGATATAGATATTGAATATTATCAAGATTTGCTGAATAAGTTTTTAGCAAAATGTCAGGAACTAAACGAAGAAGAATCAGAGTTTAGATTAAAACTATTAAGCTTACTCTCTGGTAGAGACTCAATAGCCAGTGAAATTGATGTATGCAGAAACCTCATAGAAAACTTTGATGACCATACGACTAGTGATGCTGCAGAAAAATATCACATGTTCGAAAATAGGGAGCAAATTTTAGAAATTCTTCCTCAAATGTATGACGAAAAACAAGCTCTAGACGACCAAATAAACTCAATTAAAGAAGAGTTGCGTCAGTCGAAAACATTGAGTTCAGAGCTAAACTCAATGATGCAAGAGGTTAGAGGTGAATTGACATTACAGGACGTGATTAAGTCTCAAGCGAGTAAAGAAGTAGAGTTTACTTTTGATGAACAAATAAAAAGCCTTCATGAAAAAATTGGTGCTCAAACGACAGCTTTAGAAGCGTTGATTAAAAAACAAAATGAGTTTACTGATAAAAAACGTACCCAAAGTATTAACGATGATTTCAAATCTTATCTATCGATCGCACAGGAGAAGTTAGGTATAGGTTCGCCTATTATTGCTCCCTTAATCCAGTATGGGAAAATAACAAAGAGTAAGACAGGAAGCAGAAGCCCAAGATCTATTTTTGCTTATCATTATGGTTTACTCAAAACAATGGAAAAACACTCTTCAGTAAGTATGCTACCTATTGTAATAGATTCACCTAAACAGCAAGATCTTGATACTGAAGGTACCGAGAAGCTAATTGCTTTATGTACTGAAGATCTAGGGAAGAATAATCAAGTAATTATTGGAGCTGTATCACTCGAAAGTAATATGCATGGTTACCACCAAATAGAACTTACAGAAAAGTATAGTTTATTAAAATCAGAGGGGTATGAAGAAGCTTATAACCAAATTATGCCTTTTTATGAAAGAGGTATGTGCTATTAACGGCTTATAACAAGTCGTTAAAAAAGGACAAAAAACAGTTGGCTTTTGCCACTTCGTCGCTATTTATAGCCGCTTAACGAGGCGTTTTTAATCGAATGGATTTACATATGAAGAAATGGGTGCTTAAGAAAAGAATTTTTATGATAGGTTTTTTACCTTTCATGGGGGTATTCGTCGCACTTCTTTTAAATTTTATTGCAGGCTCTGCTTATACAACGTCACTAAATCAAAGTGCAATTCGCGTATATTTTATGGGGTCTGCCATGTGGTCGGTACTTGCGCTTTTTTCAGGGGTATATATGTATTCCAAATGTAGTTCTATGAATCATCTAAAGTTTATCCTTGGGGTATCGTCGGTCAGTTTAGGTATTACTATACCTTGGATAATAGGTATGTCGTAGTAACTAAAACATAAAAAGTGGCTATGGTGCTCGATATCCGCTTTTGGCACTTTGCAGACAATCGATAATGTAAGTCGAAATTAGTGTGTTGATTTAACGCGCTTAATTCGGTTTAATATCAGCTAATAAATATGCTGAGTAATGCAGGGACAGCTTAGGGCAGCGCATTTCATTAACTTGGCCTGATGTTACATAGGTCACTAAAAGCCCCCCCTTTATCAAGTAAAGCCCATTGTATAAATAGTTCCCACGCTGACACCCATACAGGGAGTGCTTCAGCTAATATGTGCCAAGGATAGCTCATTGAAAAAATTAAGGTTTCTACTTGTTCTACTTAATGCCGCTTTCCTTGTAGGGATGATTATACCAGATGAAACTGTTATTCCTGTTGAGGGTGCAACACCCAACGATTGGAACCATAATACTTTTTGGTATGAGCCATGGGGAAGCTCTGTGGTCCATAAGGGAATTAATATATTTGGTAAAAAAGGAACTACCACACTTTCTTCTAGTAAAGGCTTAGTCATTTATACGGGCACAATAAGTAAATGCGGGAATGTAGTGGCAGTTTTAGGGCCTAAATGGCGTATTCACTATTATGCGCATATGGACAGTTACTCTGTTACAACGGTTACTGTTGTTAAGACTGGCTCAGTTATTGGTGTTTTGGGGGATTCAGGTAATGCCCAAGGAAAACAGCAACACATTCATTACTCAATCTTATCAATAATTCCAATTCCTTGGTTAGCTACAACACAGACTCAGGGTTGGAAAAGAATGTTTTTTTTAAACCCTCACGAAATGTTTATATAAGTTGTATTGAAAAAAGTGTTTAAGACAGGTATCGATATGAATCTCATTCACAAGTAAGGTGCTGTAAAACATTTACATCAGCGATTAATATTAAGGAGAATATATGCCTCATTTTATAATGGACTGTTCTGAAAGTTTTTTTGGGGAACATGATGAGGAATACAATATTGAACAAATTCATTTTGTAGCTCACACTACAGGTTTATTCGATGAAGGTGATATAAAAGTTAGAATAAATCCATTTAATACTTTCTCTGTAGGGAATAAGCGTGAAGACTTTATCCATGTGTTTGCCCATATAATGCAAGGAAGAACAACAGAGCAAAAAGCGAACCTCTCACGAGTAATTGTTAGTAAGCTTGTTACTTTATTTCCTGAAATTTCTAACATTGCAATAAACATTAGTGATTTTGAAAAAGCGACATATTGCAATCGCACGATGCTTTAGCCAGCTATTATCTGCTATTTAACATAGTTTTGGATGTTTATAAAACGTATGAGTAACTCTCAACTACAAAATCTAATATCTCTTTATACTGCTTTTGCTTTTGTACCTACGTTATTGCTTTATTTGATTTATAGTATATTTGGTTGGGTTGTATTTTCACTTACATTAAACCCTTTTTTGGGTTATTTTTTGGTGGGTGGTGCTTATGGTTTATGGTCACTCCATTCATTAATAAAAACGATGAAAAACTTAACGGTATTAAAGCATCCTATTATTGTGATAGTTGGATTGTTATTAGGTTGTAGTTTTTGTCCTGTCGTTTTAACAACGACTGAATTTAGTACGATGAAACCACAAGAATATATTTTTATGTATATTATTATTGCACCCTTTATAGCGACTTTACATTTGTTTTATTTATATAAAAAACAGTTGGCTAGCGTCTCTTGAACGATTACTTTAACTATTTCTCAGTGGGCTTTATTAAACAAGGAGAACACAGGTATGGAACCAAATTATTCAGAATATTCAATTTCAGAGCTAGAAGAGTCATTACGTGCTATCGATCAAGAAGCGTATCCTGAAAGAACAAATGAACTAAAGAAAGAGTTAAATAATCGCCTTGTAAACCCAACAACGAGTTATGAAGTTGAGGATGGTTTTGAGGCGAATGAACAATTTTATAAATGTCCTCATTGTGAAGAAAAAATTGGATTTTTTTCTAAAGCGTTACAAAGTTGGAGCAAGATAAGAGAGTGCCCGCAATGCAAAAAACCATTTGCAGTAACCTTTAATATAAAAGTGTTTTTCGTTGCGCTTTTACCTATGGTTATTTTTAATTATTTTATGATAAAACCTGTTTTAGGATCACTGGGATTAAGTAAGTCCATTGGTTTGGGGATAGTTTGTGGTGTGTTAATTATTATATCAACCCGCTTGATCAGAGTTGGTAGCGAAAGTAACACTACAAAAGAGGTTTAAGATAAATTTTGAAATGTTTTGTCTAGGTTTATACGCTTTATAGAAAAGCGTTTTTTGTTGGGAGTATTTTAGTAAGTTCGTTTAGTGTTGCTGCACACCTTGGTAAACTTAAACACTAGTTGTTCATTTTACTGAGCATATTTTTAGGAGTAGTCTTTGAAGTACATAACTATATTTTTAGTCCTTTTACTGGTTGGTTGTAATAGTATTAATGAAGCGGCAAATTCAAGTACTGTGTATATCAATGCGCAAACAGATTCACCTGCTAAATGGGTTGTGAAGATTGAACCAAAATATCCTGAAGATGCGGCTAAAAAAAGCGTAGAGGGCTACTTAAAGTTCAAAGCAATAGTTAATGAAGTTGGAGCGTTAGAAAGAGTTGAAGTAATTGAATCTGCCCCAAATGGTGTATTTGAAAAGGAAGGTTTACGGGCTTTAAAGCTATGGAGATTTAAGCCTGCGTTATTAAATGGTAGGCTGGTTAAGGTTGAGTACGCTGGTACTCTCGAGTGGAAGTTATAATGTCTCTAGGGATGAGCATATCATGGAGATCTAAGCAACCTAAACAAAAACGATGTGATAGGTGTGAACTGTATTATTCTGAATTTTTGGATAAATGTACGCATTGTTCCGATTTAAACGAAGCACAATTACTTATGCTTAAGGCTAAACACCAAGAATCTCTTAAACAAAATGCTAAGCTTGGTAAATACTTATTTATAGCTGCTGTTGTAATTGGTGTATTACTTTTTGTTAGTTTTTTATGGTAGCGTTGGGTTTTTCCTTAAGTGGAAGAGGGTAAGTTAACAGAGAAAAACCCCCAAATACATTCAGCTTAAAAACTCATATCCATCCGGTAACTTTAAAATTTATCACACTGAACTATCCGTCCAACTAACAGTTGTTGTTATTTAATTAAACCTAAAACTCCTTGATTAACTAAATAAGTCTGCGCTTCATCAGTATGGGGCTTAAACTTTTTCCAGCGGCCTATGGCCTTGTTGTTAAGCGGTTGGCGCACTTGCATTTTGCTGGCGGTTGAAACTGGTGCGGTGTTTAAATGAAAATCAAGGCACTGTGGTTGCCAGTCTAAGTCGCAATAGCTCACTAATTCTTTTATTTTTTGCTCTGGTGCGGCGATGAGCTCTTCGTATTTTACTAGTTTAATATTGCTGTGCAGGGTGCTGAAGTGCTGCATCAGTTTATAAAAGCGGCTGTAAAATTTAGCGGTGTCGAGTAAGTCTAAGGAGTACGCGTAGTAGGGGTTATTAATAGTAAATAGCTGGCGATAGTTACCAATACAGGTGTCCATGGGGTCGCGAAGTAGGCAAATTATTTTAGCATTAGGCAGGGCTTTGGTAATTAAATCGATATAAAAAAAGTTAAACGGTAGCTTATCAATAAAGTGTTTATGGCTGCCGGTTACAACACGGGTTGCTTCAAGGTAAGTGCTGCCAAGTTTTGCAAAATCAAGCTGGTAAGCCTGGCTTAAGGTATCTGTATCGAGTACTTGAGGCGTGTGCGTTTGGCTAAGTTTTTTTACACTTAGGCCAAAGTCTTGCAGTTCTCCCGCTGATTGTACGTCGCTGTGGCTTGATAAAATGCGTTCAACTAATGTGGTGCCAGAGCGCGGCATGCCTAATACAAAAATTGGCTCACTGCTTTGGTTGCCAGCCGTTTGTTGGTTTTTGTATTTATCACTGAGCTGTTTTATATGTGCAAATAAAGCCTCAGACGCTTGGTTATCAAACGCCTTATTAGCAAGTTTTGCTGCTTTACCTTGTTGTAACGCGGCAAAGGCTGCTGAAAACTCTCCTAAGTCTTGATATTCTTTTGCTAGCGCATGACCTATATGTAGTTTAGCGTCGGGATGATTGACCTGTTCGAATACATTTTTTAATCGCGCTATGTGGTTATTATGTTCGGTGACTTTAGTTAAATCGGCTAAGGCAAAATGACTTTGATGATGAAGCGGGTTCAGTGCAATGGCATTTTCAAACGCTTGCTGTGCTTTATCAAACTGGCCTAAAAATTTAGCACACACCCCATAGTTATAATAAAACTGCGGCTGACGAGTATTACTCGCCTCAGCTAAACTTAATGCGCATATAAAGTAGTCAGCAGCATGCTGATGTAAACCCGCTTGGGTGAGCGCGACGCCTAATGTATCGGCATCAAGTGCTTTACTAATATGTTCAATCTTAACGCTGAGGGCGGTGTTTTTTGCTTTTTGTAAATTGCCGGTAAGGGCGTAACACTTGGCAAGTTGCGCTGTATATTCAATAGACTGGGTAAAGCTTAATGCTTTTTCAATTAGCTTTATCGCTTTATAAATTTGACCAACCTGTAAATTAACCATAGCGAGCAAAAAGTAGCCATCAGCAAAGTCTGGTTTTTGTGTTACCAGCTCAACCAGTGCTTTATGCGCTTGCTGAATGTTGCCTTGGTTTAAGTTGTTGATAGCGCTTTGGTGTAGTTGCTTTAAGTTTGGCTGCATGAATACTCTTATAAATAATGTACTTACAAAATAAAAAGGCTCAAATTAATTTGAGCCTTTTTATTGTACTTAAACTTATCGCTTAATTATATTCCCAACGTATCGTTTAATTATATTTCAAACTTATAGTTAAATTTAATGCCAACAGTAAGCGGGCGATTAATAAAGTAACCATAGTTACGTTGTATGTCTGCGCCATTGGCTGTTGTAATATCCGCATCTGAGCGACGAACAGAAGTCACCGCATATTTATTAAATAGGTTATCTACATATAAAGTAGTCGACCACGCATCGGTGGTTAATTTAGCTGAAATATTACTTAAGCTATAACCCGGGAGTACTTCACCGTTGTCACGTAGGCCTACTTTTGAAATTACATCACTTTGTGCAGTTAAACCATAGTTAATATCAAGGGTTTTGTCGTTAAACACTTCTGTTTGGTAGTTAATACCCATAGAGAACTGGTGCTCAGGTGAGCCCGGTAAACGGTCGCCATCTTTTGCGCCATCAGTGCCATCGGCATTAAATAAATACGGAGCGTCTGAGGTTAGTTCTGCTTTTGTATAGGCATAAGTTGCATAGGCTGTAAATGAGTCTGATAAAATTGCACGCGTGGCAATTTCAATCCCTTTCGCATTTGCGCTACCAGCATTTGATAAGTAAGGTAATTGGCCTACTGTTGTTGCACCGGCAATTTGTGCGTTATCCCAATCTACATTGAATAGCGCAGCATTAAAGTGTAATTGGCTTCTCATCCAGGTACTTTTAAAACCTAGCTCATAGTTAGTGGTTGTATCGGCATCGTATAGCATTTCATCAGGTGTACCACAGCCTGTTTGTTGGTCTTCAGGTAGAGGTGTAGGGCAAGGCACTAAGCCATTTGAGCCACCAATTCTAAATCCTTCACTTATAGTTGCATACGCCATCACTGAATCTGTAAATTGGTATTTAGCATTAAATTTGAACAGATTACCGTTGTCACCGGCTTCGTTCTCTTCAAAGTTAACTGAAACCTCATCAGGTGCAGCACCTTCATACAAGGTATTTGCTAATGGGAAATCAAAAGCCGCTTTTGATTCTACGTCGTATTCGTAAAAACGCGCGCCAATGGTAATGTCGAGTTTATCGGTTACCTGGTAACCCACTTCACCAAAAAGTGCTGATTCAGTGACTTTGCTACCAGTAATTTCTAAATATTCTAAAGAGTCTGGTCTAAGTTGTGCGCCATCGAAATTATCAACCGCGAATTGATCAAACCCTGGTGTGTACTCTCTGCTTGATGCATCGGTGTCAGTTTTGTTGTAAAAACCACCAACAATCCAGCTTAAATCGCTATCGCTTTGTGAGACTAAACGCAGTTCTTGGGTAAACGTGTCTTTTTCGTCAATTTCACGGGTATAGGCTGAAAACGAGGGAAACTCTTCGTAGCCATAGTCTAAGCGAATTAAAAGATCTGTTTGGTCACGTTGCCCATCGGCGTCAAATTGTGAAATACCGGTGGCTGATACTAGCTCGGCAAAACCTAAGTCGGCTTTAAGTTCAAGGCTCAGTAATTGGTCTTCTTTTATCCGTGGCTCTTCATAACGGTACGCTGACTCGTATTTGCCAATGCGATCACTTAAGCCATTGTTAGCATTAAGGCTGTTGTGATGAACAATGGAACGACCCTCAGTATCTTGCTTTTGATAGAAGTAGTTTAATGTGCCTTCGAATGACTCGTTTGCCTTGTAACGTAATGAAATACGCCCAGTTGTGGTGGTTTCACCGTTGGCGTCTTTTACATTTTTAAGATTGCTGTTTACTGCATCAAGGTTTGTCCAATCAGGGTCGGTAATCGAAACACCTAGTTCACGAACGGTGTAGGCGTAGTCAATAAACCCTGGGTCTTCATAAATATTTAAGCTGGTACGAACAGCAAGTTTGTCTTCAATTAATGGTAAATTGAAGATAAAGCCCGCTTCACCACCGACCGAATCACTTTCTTGAGTTTGAAAAACATCACCAAATACTTCACCTGAGGTGAAATCAAGCTCTGGTTCTTTAAGCATGTAACGAATAGCGCCACCAAGTGTGCCTGCCCCATATAATGTGCCTTGCGGCCCAATAAGCACTTCCACACGCTCTATATCAACTAAACGCATATCAACTGAGACAGGAATTTCATTAATATAAGTGGCAACAGTGCCACCATCTGATGAAGGCCCTGATGAATTAGTATTTAAACCACGGACTATAATAGGTGAACTGGCACGGCCACCTTGATCTGTAATTGTTAAGCCCGGTACCCAACGTGCTACATCGGCCAGCTCACTGATGTTTTGATCTTTCATTACATCAGCATCGAGCGCGGTAATGTTAAGAGGCGCAGCTTGAATTGAGCCACTTCGGCGCGTTGCTGTAACCTCAATAACTTCAAGCGATTTGTTCTTTTCAATAACTTGCTCTTGAGCCACTGCATTACTGCTAAATAATACACCGCTCAGTGCGCTTGATACAGCCAAGGTTAACAGGCTTGGTTTAAACATAAAAAGTGATCCTAGTTCAATAAAATGTGTTTATAAATGAGCGGTAATAGTATCAGGGTGTTTTAGTGATGGAAATAAAAATATGAATTTTAATTCACTTTTTTAGAATAAAAATATAAAAGTGAGTTTGAGTGTTTCGCGCTGTATATTAAATAAACAAAGGCGTTGCTTTAAAATCAACCAAAATAATAATTGTGCCTAATATAGATAAAAACTGGATAATGAATAGTTTAAAACGACATTACTTATATTTTTATAAACACTATAAAAATGAATATTCCCCCCCATAACCTTTATAAATACATGTTTAATTATTGATAACACCAACAGCACAGTTTAGCTGTGGCTGTGAGTCAGTTATATGAGGATTTATAATGTCAAAGCTGTTTTCACCATTGTCACTTGGTAAATTAAGCCTAGAGAATAGAATTATTATTGCACCCATGTGCCAGTACTCGGCCAACAATGGGGCTGCAAGTGACTGGCATACCATTCATTTAGGGCAATTGAGTTTAAGTGGAGCGGGTTTACTTATTTTAGAAGCGACGGCCGTTAATCCCGAAGGGCGAATTAGTTACGCCGATTTAGGATTATGGGATGATACTACCCAAGCTGCATTAGCAAAAAGTTTAACGGCCGTAAGACAATACAGCCCAATGCCTATTGGTATTCAATTAGCCCATGCAGGTCGAAAAGCGTCAACCGATAAACCATGGGATGGCGGTGGGGCACTTATGCCCGATCACCTCAATGGTTGGCAAACGGTTGCGCCATCAGCCATTGCCTATGATGAAAACAGCCCCACTCCCAAAGCGATGAACCAAGATGATATAGATTCGCTCATAAGTGACTTTGTTAATGCGGCAAAGCGCGCTGACGAGTTGGGCCTTGATTTAATAGAAATACATGGCGCGCACGGTTATTTGCTACACCAGTTCTTATCGCCGCTGGCAAACAAACGTGATGATCAATACGGTGGTAGCCTAGAAAATAGAATGCGATTATTACTCGACGTATTTAAAGCTGTAAGATCGGCATTTCCAAGCAATAAAGCGGTGGGTGTACGTATTTCAGCAACCGATTGGGTTGATGATGGTTGGGATTTACCGCAATCAATTGAACTGGCAAAAGTGCTTGACGCGTTAGGGTGTGACTTTATTCATGTAAGCACTGCGGGTTTAAGCCCTGAGCAAAATATACCTGTTGCTAAGAATTTTCAGGTGCCGTTTGCAACCGCCATTAAACAGGTTGTGAATATGCCAGTGATAGCGGTGGGTTTAATTACCGAGGCACAGCAAGCTGAAAGTATTATTAGTGATGAACGTGCTGATGGTGTCGCTTTAGCGCGGGGTATTTTATATAACCCACATTGGCCTTGGCATGCTGCGGCCGAGTTGGGCGCGCAAGTGCAGGCACCAAAGCAATATTTGCGCTCAAGCCCACATGGCAAGCCATCCCCTATAAAATAGTGAATGACTTAACTACAAAACCCAAGCAAATAGCGTGGGTTTTGTGTGTCTCGGTAGCTTAATATTTAATTAAATATTAAGCAGCGGGCTGCTTTTTACTGTTTGACGTTGAGCTGCCAACCGAGGCAATAATAACTAATAAAATAGCAAGCCACTGCCAAATGCTAAGTAGTTCACCTAAAATAACTAAGCCAGCGAGTGCTGCAATAGCGGGTTCAAGGCTCATCATAATGCTAAACCCTTGCGGCGACATATTCCGCAATGTGATCATTTCTAAAGTGTAAGGTAGGGCACTTGAAAGTACCGCAATGGCAATACCTAACGGAATAATATCCCAAGTAAATGCGGCACTTTGTGATATGCCTCCATAAGGTACAAGCACAATAGCTGAAATGGTCATGCCCATCGCTACCGTTGCGCCACCAGAGCTTTGGCTGCCGGTTTTTTTACCAAATAAAATATAACCTGCCCAACACGCACCCGCTGCTAGAGCTAAAAATACGCCAATTGGATCTAA
It includes:
- a CDS encoding NADH:flavin oxidoreductase/NADH oxidase, which encodes MSKLFSPLSLGKLSLENRIIIAPMCQYSANNGAASDWHTIHLGQLSLSGAGLLILEATAVNPEGRISYADLGLWDDTTQAALAKSLTAVRQYSPMPIGIQLAHAGRKASTDKPWDGGGALMPDHLNGWQTVAPSAIAYDENSPTPKAMNQDDIDSLISDFVNAAKRADELGLDLIEIHGAHGYLLHQFLSPLANKRDDQYGGSLENRMRLLLDVFKAVRSAFPSNKAVGVRISATDWVDDGWDLPQSIELAKVLDALGCDFIHVSTAGLSPEQNIPVAKNFQVPFATAIKQVVNMPVIAVGLITEAQQAESIISDERADGVALARGILYNPHWPWHAAAELGAQVQAPKQYLRSSPHGKPSPIK
- a CDS encoding TonB-dependent receptor: MFKPSLLTLAVSSALSGVLFSSNAVAQEQVIEKNKSLEVIEVTATRRSGSIQAAPLNITALDADVMKDQNISELADVARWVPGLTITDQGGRASSPIIVRGLNTNSSGPSSDGGTVATYINEIPVSVDMRLVDIERVEVLIGPQGTLYGAGTLGGAIRYMLKEPELDFTSGEVFGDVFQTQESDSVGGEAGFIFNLPLIEDKLAVRTSLNIYEDPGFIDYAYTVRELGVSITDPDWTNLDAVNSNLKNVKDANGETTTTGRISLRYKANESFEGTLNYFYQKQDTEGRSIVHHNSLNANNGLSDRIGKYESAYRYEEPRIKEDQLLSLELKADLGFAELVSATGISQFDADGQRDQTDLLIRLDYGYEEFPSFSAYTREIDEKDTFTQELRLVSQSDSDLSWIVGGFYNKTDTDASSREYTPGFDQFAVDNFDGAQLRPDSLEYLEITGSKVTESALFGEVGYQVTDKLDITIGARFYEYDVESKAAFDFPLANTLYEGAAPDEVSVNFEENEAGDNGNLFKFNAKYQFTDSVMAYATISEGFRIGGSNGLVPCPTPLPEDQQTGCGTPDEMLYDADTTTNYELGFKSTWMRSQLHFNAALFNVDWDNAQIAGATTVGQLPYLSNAGSANAKGIEIATRAILSDSFTAYATYAYTKAELTSDAPYLFNADGTDGAKDGDRLPGSPEHQFSMGINYQTEVFNDKTLDINYGLTAQSDVISKVGLRDNGEVLPGYSLSNISAKLTTDAWSTTLYVDNLFNKYAVTSVRRSDADITTANGADIQRNYGYFINRPLTVGIKFNYKFEI
- a CDS encoding EamA family transporter, coding for MQKSTKELLLAILCILLAMITIQSGASLAKQLFPIVGPEGTTALRLGFSAAILCLIFKPWRHFPVASQRLPILIYGLSLGGMNILFYYAIERIPLGIGVALEFTGPLAVALFSSRRKRDLFWVACAITGILLLLPDMKGQESLDPIGVFLALAAGACWAGYILFGKKTGSQSSGGATVAMGMTISAIVLVPYGGISQSAAFTWDIIPLGIAIAVLSSALPYTLEMITLRNMSPQGFSIMMSLEPAIAALAGLVILGELLSIWQWLAILLVIIASVGSSTSNSKKQPAA